A stretch of the Agelaius phoeniceus isolate bAgePho1 chromosome 1, bAgePho1.hap1, whole genome shotgun sequence genome encodes the following:
- the LOC129130947 gene encoding ly6/PLAUR domain-containing protein 2-like, which translates to MKKLLVGFLLGLAFVELAQSLRCYVCREPTDISKCRTPILCPPKATVCTTTLHSVDLGYPFFGNITVTRDCEEECLSYDGIGAQKPKSCCYTDLCTDDTKSSSGVRSSPVALGLVALVAGTVLQCSL; encoded by the exons ATGAAGAAACTCCTGGTGGGATTCCTGCTTGGCCTGGCATTCGTGGAGTTGG cccagtCCCTGCGATGTTACGTGTGCAGGGAGCCCACAGACATCTCCAAGTGCAGGACACCCATCTTGTGTCCCCCAAAAGCCACCGTGTGCACCACGACGCTGCACTCCGTGGACCTAG GTTATCCCTTTTTTGGCAACATCACCGTGACCAGGGACTGTGAGGAGGAATGCCTCTCCTACGATGGGATAGGGGCCCAAAAGCCAAAATCCTGCTGCTACACCGACCTGTGCACGGATGACACCAAGAGCAGCAGCggggtgaggagcagccctgtaGCGCTGGgtctggtggccctggtggctGGCACGGTCCTCCAGTGCTCCCTGTGA
- the LOC129130428 gene encoding ly6/PLAUR domain-containing protein 2-like, with the protein MRVVFPVDLDLGTESLHGKSPGPVTSVKRGDNPVTRQPGLCKMKVFLSLLLAAVTCMDLGHSLQCYTCKELTPVQECLKIENCTETENICKTTIYSLEDVYPHTGVSTVTKMCSSVCEPSDVDGIGMTHPVSCCNSDLCNVDDAASLGISAVPAGILASSLCAFFWTRL; encoded by the exons ATGAGAGTCGTTTTTCCAGTAGATTTGGATCTGGGGACGGAATCGTTGCATGGCAAATCACCGGGACCTGTGACATCGGTGAAGAGAGGCGACAACCCCGTGACCagacagccagggctgtgcaagATGAAGGtgtttctgtctctgctgtTGGCTGCTGTCACTTGCATGGATTTGG GACACTCCTTGCAGTGTTACACATGCAAGGAATTGACCCCAGTTCAGGAGTGCTTGAAAATTGAGAACTGCACAGAGACTGAGAACATATGCAAGACTACAATCTATTCCCTGGAGGATG tTTATCCCCACACGGGAGTCTCAACTGTCACCAAGATGTGCTCCTCTGTCTGTGAACCCTCTGACGTGGATGGCATCGGGATGACACATCCTGTCAGCTGCTGTAACTCCGACCTGTGCAACGTCGATGACGCGGCCAGTTTGGGGATCAGCGCTGTGCCAGCTGGGATCCTGGCAAGTTCCCTCTGTGCCTTTTTCTGGACTCGACTGTGA